A single region of the Sciurus carolinensis chromosome 16, mSciCar1.2, whole genome shotgun sequence genome encodes:
- the Cnfn gene encoding cornifelin isoform X2, protein MSYPVTSQPQCASSCYQTQLSDWHTGLTDCCNDMPVCLCGTFAPLCLACRISDDFGECCCAPYLPGGLHSLRTGMRERYHIQGSVGHDWAALTFCLPCALCQMARELKIRE, encoded by the exons ATGTCCTACCCCGTGACCAGTCAACCCCAGTGCGCCAGCAGCTGCTATCAGACCCAGCTCAGTGACTGGCACACGGGTCTCACGGACTGTTGCAATGACATGCCCGTCT GTCTGTGCGGCACTTTCGCGCCGCTGTGCCTGGCCTGCCGCATCTCCGACGACTTCGGCGAGTGCTGCTGCGCCCCGTACCTGCCCGGAGGCCTGCACTCCCTCCGCACCGGCATGCGCGAGCGCTACCACATCCAG GGTTCCGTCGGGCACGATTGGGCGGCCCTCACTTTTTGCCTGCCCTGCGCCCTCTGTCAGATGGCGCGGGAACTGAAGATCCGAGAGTAA
- the Cnfn gene encoding cornifelin isoform X1 has protein sequence MQFEMHDNVKGKAMSYPVTSQPQCASSCYQTQLSDWHTGLTDCCNDMPVCLCGTFAPLCLACRISDDFGECCCAPYLPGGLHSLRTGMRERYHIQGSVGHDWAALTFCLPCALCQMARELKIRE, from the exons ATGCAGTTCGAGATGCACGACAACGTGAAAGGCAAAG CCATGTCCTACCCCGTGACCAGTCAACCCCAGTGCGCCAGCAGCTGCTATCAGACCCAGCTCAGTGACTGGCACACGGGTCTCACGGACTGTTGCAATGACATGCCCGTCT GTCTGTGCGGCACTTTCGCGCCGCTGTGCCTGGCCTGCCGCATCTCCGACGACTTCGGCGAGTGCTGCTGCGCCCCGTACCTGCCCGGAGGCCTGCACTCCCTCCGCACCGGCATGCGCGAGCGCTACCACATCCAG GGTTCCGTCGGGCACGATTGGGCGGCCCTCACTTTTTGCCTGCCCTGCGCCCTCTGTCAGATGGCGCGGGAACTGAAGATCCGAGAGTAA